One window from the genome of Bacteroidia bacterium encodes:
- a CDS encoding T9SS type A sorting domain-containing protein, whose protein sequence is MPANSSGAPSGKAGAPAESGATCTGCHGGINTPLTGLITSNIPTSGFVPGQTYTITATISRPGVTKYGFSISPQNNSGALMGNMIITNPETQLVGMNKYVTHTSSGTNAPSGTKTWTFDWIAPTADSVVFYGAFLAANGNSTSSGDNTFTSQLKVYSQTYLSLQHKERLDKSIICYPNPVTDNQVTIHTDIDKIQTIQICDYQGRFIYAKDNINQKTITLGLQDYQPGVYFIQVTLQNHGVISKKVLKSIN, encoded by the coding sequence TTGCCGGCTAATTCTAGCGGTGCGCCATCAGGTAAAGCAGGCGCCCCAGCAGAGAGCGGTGCTACTTGTACAGGTTGCCACGGAGGTATAAACACACCTCTAACAGGACTAATCACTTCCAATATCCCTACCTCAGGTTTTGTACCAGGTCAGACTTATACCATAACGGCTACCATCAGTAGACCAGGAGTAACAAAATATGGATTCTCAATATCTCCTCAAAATAATTCAGGGGCTTTAATGGGAAACATGATTATTACTAACCCCGAAACACAGCTTGTGGGCATGAATAAATATGTTACGCACACCTCCTCAGGCACTAATGCCCCATCAGGTACAAAAACATGGACATTTGATTGGATAGCACCCACAGCTGACAGTGTTGTTTTCTACGGCGCTTTTCTTGCGGCAAATGGAAATAGTACGTCTAGTGGAGATAATACCTTTACTAGCCAATTGAAAGTATATAGTCAAACTTACTTGTCTTTACAACATAAAGAACGGTTAGATAAAAGTATTATTTGCTATCCTAATCCCGTAACAGATAACCAAGTTACTATTCACACAGATATAGACAAAATACAAACCATCCAGATATGTGATTACCAGGGAAGATTTATTTACGCAAAAGATAATATAAACCAAAAAACAATAACACTCGGCTTACAAGACTACCAACCAGGTGTTTATTTCATTCAGGTTACTTTGCAAAATCATGGGGTAATCAGTAAAAAAGTACTTAAGTCTATAAACTGA